The following are from one region of the Nostoc cf. commune SO-36 genome:
- a CDS encoding SDR family oxidoreductase, translating to MSEIQNKVVIITGASSGLGEATAKRLAASGAKLMLAARREDRLKELVAAIAKSGGTATYRVTDVADRAQVEALAKETLSTYSRIDVLINNAGLMPLSPLDQVKVEEWDQMIDVNIKGVLYGIAAVLPIMRQQKSGHIINLSSVAGHKVFPGSAVYCATKYAVRAISEGLRLESNGEIRSTNISPGAVATELTSTITDKDIAAGMDQLYAIAIDADAIARAIAYAIEQPADVDVNEMIIRPTRQEL from the coding sequence ATGTCTGAGATTCAAAACAAAGTGGTAATCATTACCGGAGCCAGCAGTGGTTTAGGTGAGGCAACCGCGAAGCGACTTGCTGCTAGTGGAGCCAAGCTGATGCTGGCTGCCCGGCGCGAAGATCGGTTGAAAGAACTGGTTGCAGCGATCGCTAAATCAGGAGGGACTGCAACCTATCGAGTGACAGATGTGGCAGATCGCGCACAAGTGGAAGCCTTGGCGAAGGAAACTTTGAGTACATACAGCCGTATCGACGTACTAATCAATAATGCAGGTTTGATGCCGCTCTCTCCCCTCGATCAAGTAAAGGTGGAAGAGTGGGATCAGATGATCGATGTCAACATCAAGGGCGTTCTCTATGGGATTGCTGCCGTATTGCCGATTATGCGTCAGCAAAAGTCTGGTCATATTATTAACCTATCATCAGTCGCCGGACATAAGGTGTTTCCGGGGTCAGCAGTTTACTGTGCTACCAAGTACGCAGTGCGAGCGATTTCTGAAGGGTTGCGGCTAGAGTCAAACGGCGAAATCCGTTCGACTAATATTTCACCAGGAGCCGTTGCCACTGAGTTGACTTCCACGATTACCGATAAAGACATAGCAGCCGGAATGGATCAACTTTATGCGATCGCTATTGATGCAGATGCTATTGCCAGGGCGATCGCCTACGCCATCGAGCAGCCTGCTGATGTTGATGTGAATGAAATGATTATCCGTCCCACGCGTCAAGAACTTTAG